Within the Halorhabdus rudnickae genome, the region AGGTCCGCTCGCGTGTTGACGTTTTTCACCGAGCGATCGAGATCGACGCATGCCGGTGATTCCTCGGCCGATACGACCACGGCGGAGAGTCGCTCGACCAGCGCGTGCAGGCTCCGGCCAGACCGGTCGGTTTCGAGCGCCTCGGCGAGCGCGCCCCGGCGGTACCAGGCATGGAGTGGGTGGAGTCCGTTCGCCGTCCGTGGAACGACTGCGTCGGCTTCCCCGGCCCGTTTCCCGGCGAGCCACTCGACCGACGCTTCCTCGACCAGCGGCATGTCACAACCGAGGACCAGCGACCATCGGGCATCGGACGCCTCCACAGCGCCCGACAACCCGGCGAGAGGTCCCTCCCGGTCGGGCACGTCGATCACGAACCGGACTAGCGCGTCCAGTACGTCGGCGTAAGCCTCCCGTTGTTCGGCCGTCGCGACGGCGACGATCGGCGTCCTGTCGGTGGCTCTTCCGGCGATGTCCACGACGCGCCCGATCAGGGACATCCCGCCGACCGTTGCCAGCGCCTTCTCACCGCCCTCGAAGCGACGACTCCGCCCACCGGCCAGGACGATCGCCGCCGCGTTCTCAATCGACGGCATACCCAGTCAGTCCCTCGAATAGCCTCTCATCGTCGAGCCGGTCGGCGAGACGCCCGACGGCTGGTTTCTCGACGCGATCGGCCGCGGCGAAGACGCTCACCGGCTGGACGCCGAGTCCCTGGAAGCCGAGGCCGAGGCGGTCGGCGGTCGTCGCAAGCCCGAGCCCTACGTCGGCGCTGCCCCGTTCGATCCGTCTGGCGGCGCTCTCGATGCCGTGAGTCCCGATCCCGTACCCGTCGATCTTCTCCCGGATGCCCTCGGGATCGTCCGACCCGTCGATGACGGCCTCGAAGGCCTCTTGCAAGCCCGAGCCGCGACTGCGATTGACGAACCGATAGTCTCCGTCTGCGAGGGCAGCGACGCCGTCGACGTCGATCCCGTCGGCAAGCAACAGCCCCCATTCGCGGGTCCAACAGCCGAGCGTCTCGGCTGTGGATTCGAAGGAATTCTCGCCGGTGACGACGGCCACGTCGGCGATCCCATCAGCCAGCCAGCGCTGGCCACCAGTCGAACCGAGCGTCCGGTAACGCGTTCGATCGATCCCGTCGATGGCGGCCAGAAAGCCGGGATCGCGCTCGCCGACAGCGAGCAGTTCGGGCGGCCGATCAGATGTCGAAAACAACTCGACGGTGACCGTCTCGCCAGCGTCGAGCCGTCGCGTGTCGGCGGCCATCTCGACGACGCCGTCCGCGTAGGCCAGGCTCGTCGTCGCACCGCTGCCGCGATCGACCGGGTAGACGAGCAGGTCGTCACTCCCGTCCCGGACCAGGCCGACCGGCACGGCGCGATGGCGGCCCTCGTCGTAGCGCTCTGTGCGAGCCAACCGGCCGGTCACAGTCGCGGCGTCGCGGTCGGTTCCCGCCCACTCGCGTAGCGTCGGCCCAACCAACAATCGGAAGATCGACAACGCCGAGACTGGATAGCCGGGCAGTCCCACGAGCGGCGTCCCGTCGTAGCGGCCGACGATCGTCGGTTTTCCCGGTTTGATGCTGACCCCGTGGATCGTCAACTCGCCGTTGGCCTCGACGAGGCGATAGAGCACGTCGCCGCTGCCCGCGCTGGTCGAGCCGGCCGTCAACAGCAGGTCACATTCGGCGGCCGCCCGGGATAGCGTTTCTCGCATCTCGCTCTCGTCGTCCGGCAAGATACCGTACCGGAGAGGTTCGCCGCCGGTTTCTCGGACCGCGTTCGCGAGCGTCGTCCCGTTGACGTCGTAGATCTCTCCTTCCGCTGGGGAAAGTTCGCTACCGGGTGCGACGAGTTCGTCACCTGTCGGAAGGATCCCAACCGTCGGTGCTGTTCTGACAGGAACCGTCTCGCGGCCGATGGCCGCAAGCAGGCCGATCGTCCGCGGGGCGAGGCGCGTCCCCGCGCTCAGCGCTCGATCGCCGGCCGCCACGTCGCTGCCTGCCGACATCACGTTCGCGCCAGGCGCGACCGCCCGCTCGACAGCGACGGTCTCACCGCGGGCCTCGCATCGTTCGATCATCACGACGGCATCGGCACCCTCAGGGAGGACAGCACCGGTTGCGATCTCGACCGCCGTGCCAGCCTCGACAGCCGTCTCCGGACGTTCCCCCGCCGCGAGGCGATCCACGACCCGGAGTTCGATCGGATCCATCTCGCCCGCACCAGCCGTCTCTCTCGCACGGACCGCGTACCCGTCCATGCTCGCGCGATCGAACCCGGGGACGTCGATTCCTGCATCGATCGGCTCGGCGAGTACGCGTCCGCTCGCGCGTTCGACTCGGACGGTCTCGGTTCCGGCCGGGGCCTCGAAGTTCCCGATCGCTTCGCGGGCGCGGGCGGGTGTCACCAGCTCCCGCATTTCACGTCGGTCGGTCATTGACGGCCCTACGGGGGAGTCGCCGAAAAACCCCTCGGCAGGTCCAGGCGCTGTCCGGATCTGCCGTCATCCCGGTCCCGTTTCACCCTTCGGATAGATGGGGTCGATGCCATCGAAAACGGCTTTGAGACGAATCGTCTGGAGCCGGGAGTGAAACAGTCTGCTGGATCGACGCCGAACGGACTCACTCGGTCCAGTTCCACGTCTCGACGGTGACCGTCTCGCCCGCCGCGTATCCCTCGACGGACTCGGGAACGACGACCCACCCCTCGGCGTCGGTGATACTCGAGAGCACGCTCGCGCCCGCGACCCGGAGCGGCTCGATGTGGCCTTCCTCGGTGTCAGTGACACGTGCGAACGTCCGGATGCCGGGTTCGCTCGCGATCTTCCCGCCGAGTTGGGCTTCCCGGCTGTGGATCGGCGCCGGGTCGAACCCGCCGGCCCGAGCGATCGCGGGGCGGAGCAACTGGGTCGCCCCGACGAACGAGGAGACGGGATAGCCAGGTAATACCAGGATCGGCGTCTCCTCGACGTTGCCAAAGCCGACTGGGTGGCCCGGTTTGATCGCCACCCCGTGGACGCACAGCTCGCCGATCGACTTCAGAACTTCGGGCAGGAGATCGCGATCACCGACAGAGGAACCGCCGGTCGTCACAACTAGATCGTTAGTCCCGGCCGCCGTCCGGATCTCCTCGGCCAGCCGATCGAAGTCGTCGGTGACAATCCCCTCCGTGTTCGCCCGGCCACCCCACTGCCCAACGAGTTCCGCGACCATCGTCCCGTTGGTCTCGACGATCTCGCCGCGAGCGGGGTCATCTTCGACGAGTTCTTCGCCGGTTGGGATCACCCCGACATCCGGTCGATCCCGAACGACGACAGAATCGACGCCCGTGGCCCGGAGAAGTGCGACGTCCGCCGGGCCGATCCGTCGACCAGGCTCGAACAGTGTCCGGCCCTCGGAGACATCCTCGCCCACTGGGGAGACATTTTCGCCCGGTGTGAGGGCGCTGGTGACGTCAATTATCCCGTCGCGCTCGGTGACGTCCTCGATCATGACGACGGCGTCGGCCCCCTCCGGCAACGGTTGCCCGGTGTTGACCGGCACGCCCTCCTCGCTCCCGACCGCGTCGGTTGTCGGATCGAGCTGTCGCGGTGATCGATCCGACGCACCGTGCGTATCACTCGATCGGACGGCGAAGCCGTCCATTGCCGCCCGCTCGAAGTGCGGGACGGCCCGTTCAGCGTCGACTGGTTCGGCGAGTACCCGGCCGACTGCAGTGTCGGGTTCGACCTGTTGGGTACGTCCGTGTGGCTCGACGAGCGACAGCAACTTTTCGCGTGCGTCGGGGAGACGCGTTACCGACCCGAACCCCGCGCCGTGGCGATCGGCCATAGAACAGTTCCGGTCCGACGGTAGAAAAACCGGTTGGGACGGTGATCGACGGCGGGCCGACTACGCCGTCTCTTCGCTTCGCTGGACTGTTTTCTCGACGATTTGGACATCCCGAATCGCTGTTTCGGGATACGATCCGTCCGCGTCCTTCTCGGCGGCTTTGACCATGTCCCAGACGACGTTCAATCCCGTCGTTACCCCTTCCAGTGCCTCCATCTCACAGCCCGTCTGTCCCGTCGTCTCGACCGCGAGGCGCAGGCGTATCACGTCGTCATTCACAGTAAACGCCGTATCGATGTTCGTGATCGGAATCTGGTGACACAGCGGAATCGTCTCCCAGGTGTGTTTGACGGCCTGGATCGCGCCGACCCGGGCCGTCGCGAGGACGTTTCCTTTCCCGATCTCGTCCTCGCGGATCGCCGCGATCGTTGAGGCTGCGAGGGTGATCTCCCCCTCGGCGACGGCCCGACGCTTCGATGCGGGTTTGTCGCCGACATCGACCATGTCGGCCGCGCCGTCCTCGACGTGCGTGAACTCCTCGGTCATGACTCCTCGGTCGGTCCTCGGGAAGTTGTAGCTTCCGCACGGCGCGGGCGTGACTCAGGAAAAGACGGGCCGTTATCGCGTCGCCATCGCGACGAGGTGGGCGACTTCCGGGAGAATCAACGCTTCGATGCCCAACCGGGCGGCGTTCTCGCTGCCGGGCAGACAGAACACCGGGACGCCCGCGAGCACGCCGGCCGTCGCCCGCGTCGCCATCGCCCGCGTGCCGACTTCCGCGAAGGACCGACGCCGGAACTCTTCGCCGAATCCCGGGAGGTCGATCTCTAGGACGCGCTCGGCTACGTCGATCGTCACGTCGTCGGGCGTAATCCCCGTCCCACCGGTGGTCACGACGGCGTCGACTTCGGGGGCGTCGACGAGTTCCAACAGGGCGGCCTCGATCGCGTCGGCGTCGTCGTCGACCAGTCGTCGCTCGACGACGGTGGAACCCGCGTCCTCAATGGCTACGGCGATCGCGTCGCCGGCCGGATCGTCGTCGAGCGTGCGGGACGTGGAAATCGTCACCAGCGCAATGGTGATGTCCGCGATGTCGTGATCGTGGTGGTGGCCCATGCGAGCACGCTCGGGCGCCCGCGTTATATGATCGCCGCTCAGATCGTTCCGAGAATTATCTCTGTCTGCTCCCGATCCGGTCCTTCGTCTTCGCCAGTCCGACCGCTTTCGCGGTGTTCCGCGACTGTCTTTGCGAGTGCCGCCTCGTGTGGCGTCGAGTCCCACCCGAGCGCGTGGAGTTTCTCCGTCGATAATAGGTGTGGACTGTCGCGGTACAGGGGGAACTCCTCGGGGGCGAGCATGGCTGAAGCGAGTTCGTTGGCGCTCGCACCGACGGGGTGGACGGGCCGATCCATCGCGTCCGCGATCAGTTCGACCCACTGTCCGAGCGTCGGTGCGTTGCGGTCGCCGACGTTGTACGCCTCGCCGGCTTCGCCCCGTTCGGCGACGATCCGCAGCGCGCTTGCAACGTCCTCGACGTAGGCGAACTGCCAGAGACTGAGGCCGTCGCCCGGAACCACGACGCGGTCGTACGCCCCAACCCGATGCAACCAGTAGTCAAAGCGCTCGGTGTAATCGTATGGGCCGTAGACGACTGTCGGCCTGACAGCCATCGCGTCGACACCTTCCGCGGCGGCCTCAACGACCGCGCGGTCGCCCTCGGCCTTCCTGTTGCCGTAAGTTTGCGGGGAGTCGTCGACTGCCTGCTCGTCGTTGCAGGGTTCCAGTGGCGTCTCGCCCTCCCGCTTTGGGACGCGTTCGGCGCCGTAGGACGAGCCACTGGAGACGTAGACGTAGGCTGAAACGTCGGCGAAGATATCGGTCGCGGCGCGGACGTCACGCGGGTGGTAGGCCACACAATCGACGACCACGTCGGGATCGACCACCTCTTGGGCACGTTCGAGCGCCGCGGTGTCGGTCCGATCGCCCTGCACGTGCTCGACGCGATCGTCCCCGGCGAAGGGGTTCTCGTGGTTCCCCCGGTTGAAGATCGACACCTCGTAGTCGGCTTCGAGAAATTCCTCGACAGTATGGCGGCCGATGAACCGCGTGCCGCCGATGACGAGTGCGCTATCCATGGCAGAGCACAGGGATGGGCGGGACAAACGGGTGTCGCTCCGGCACTCGATGCCGTCACTGCGGCGCCGTCACATCGAGACGAGCGGTTCGTTCGACGTCTCGAGGCTCGGCGGCAGGTCGCTTTCGCCGGTCAGGTACTGATCGACGTGGCGGGCGACGTCCCGCCCGCTGCCGATGGCCCAGACGATCAGTGACGGCCCCATCTTCGCGTCGCCGGCCGCGAAGACGCCGTCGACGTTCGTCATCATCGCCTCGTCTGTCTCGAACGTACCGTCGTCGTTGATCTCGGCGCCAAGCGGGTCGAACGGGGTCGATTCCGGGGCCTCGAACCCGATGGCCAGGATCACCAGATCTGCGGGGATCTCCAGGTTCGATTCGCTCACTTTCTTCTCGGGTGGCCCCTCACCGCCCTCCTCCCAGATGACCCGATCGGCTTCGAGTGTATCGACCCGGCCGTCGCCGTCGGTGTCGACGAACGCGTTGGTGTCGACGTTGTACTCTTCGACGGCCCCCTCCTCTTGGGCGTAGGTCTTCTTGTAGGTCTGGGGCTGTTCCGGCCACGGGTTGCCGGGCGGGCGTTCGACCGGCGGTTTCGGCAGGAGTTCGATCTGGACGACCTGCTCGGCCCCCTGGCGGTGGGCCGTCGCCACGCAGTCAGCGCCAGTGTCGCCACCGCCCAGCACGACCACGTTCTTGCCCTCGGCGTCGATATCTGGGCCGGAGACATCTTTGCCGACGTTTCGGCGGTTCTGCTGGGTCAGGTAATCCATCGCGAAGTGGGTCCCCTCGAGGTCCCGACCGGGCAGGTCGAGGTCGATCGGTTTCTGGGATCCGACGGCGATGACCGAGGCGTCGAAATCGTCCTCTAAGCGCTCGACTGGGACGTTCCCGCCGACCTCCGCGTTGGTTTCGAAGGCGATGCCCTCCTCACGCAATTGATCGACGCGGCGCTGTACGCGGTGTTTGGCGAACTTTTGGTCGGGAATGCCGTAGCGCATCAGTCCGCCGACCTCGTCGTTACGCTCGAACACCGTCACGTGGTGGCCAGCGCGGTTGAGTTGCTGGGCGGCTGCCAGGCCCGCCGGCCCCGATCCCACGACAGCCACTTCGTAGTCGGTGCGCTGTTCGGGTGGTTCGGGCTCGATCCAGCCCTCCTCCCAGCCTTTGTCGGCGATGGCCCGTTCGATGGACTTGATCGTCACCGGGTCGTCGTTGTACGCCAGCACGCAGGAGTTCTCGCAAGGTGCGGGGCAGTTGTACCCCGTGAACTCCGGGAAATTGTTGGTCGCGTGCAGGCGTTCGAGCGCCTCCTTCCAGTCGCTGCGGTGGACGAGGTCGTTCCAGTCGGGGATGATGTTCCCGATCGGACACCCACCCATGCATGTCGGCGTCCCGCAGTCCATGCAGCGTTCGCCCTGCTCTGCGAGCTGCTGCTCGTCCCATTTCTCCGCCCAGACTTCCTCGAAGTCCCCGGTCCGCTCGTCCGGATCACGCTTGCCGATCGGTTGGCGCCGGTGGCGGCGGTAGCCCCCGGGGTGATGTTCGGCCATCAGTCGTCACCCTCCGTTGGGAACGTCGGCGTACTCGGTTTCGGCGGCGGCGACGACCGGACGTCTTCTCCCTGTTCGAGGCGCTCCTCGACGACTTCGGCGAAGGCGTCGGGCATCACCTTCACGAACTGGGCGACGTACGATTCCCAGTTGTCGAGGATTTCCTTCGCCCGCTGGCTGTCAGTGTAGCGAGCGTGGTTCTCGACCATCCGCCTGACCATTTCGCGGTCGCGTTCGTCCAGCGCTTCCAGGTGAACCATGTCCGTGTTGACCCGATCCTCGAAGTCACCGGACTCGTCGAGGACGTATGCCTCGCCGCCGGACATGCCGGCGCCGAAGTTCTTCCCCGTCTCACCGAGGATCACGGCGACGCCGCCGGTCATGTACTCACAGCCGTGGTCGCCGACGCCCTCAACGACCGTCTTGACACCGGAGTTGCGGACGGCGAAGCGTTCGCCCGCCTGCCCGTTGAAGTAGGCCTCGCCGTCGGTCGCACCGTACAACGCGACGTTGCCGGTGACGATGTTCTCGCTGGCCTCGTACCCAGCCTCGGGCGGGGTCTCGATGATCAGTCTCCCGCCCGAGAGACCCTTGCCGGCGTAGTCGTTGACGTCGCCGGTCATTTCGATCGTGACACCGGGCGCAAGGAACGCGCCGAAGGACTGGCCGCCGGTCCCCTCGAAATCGAACGTGATCGTGTCGTCGGGCAATCCGGCTTCGCCGTACGCTTTCGAGACTTCCGAACTCACCATCGCCCCGACGGTACGGTCCTCGTTGGTGACGCGGCCACTGATCTCGGCGGACTCGCCCCGCTCGATGGCTGGCTCGGCCTCCTCGAGGAGTTCCTGGTCGAGTTTCTCTCCGAGACCGTGGTCCTGCTCCATCGTCTTTCGTGGGTCGTCGTCGTAATCTGGCCGCCAGAGGAGTTCCGAGAGGTCGACGTGTTTTGCTCGCGGGTGCTCGACCGCCTTCTGTTCGAGGAGGCCAACCTGTCCGATCAGCTCGTCCATCGTCTCGACGCCGAGTTCGGCCATGATCTCCCGCACCTCGCGGGCGATAAATCGCATGTAGTTGGCGACGAACTCCGGATCGCCGGGGAACCGCTCGCGCAACTCCTCGTCCTGGGTGGCGACGCCGACCGAACAGGTGTTGCAGTGACACTTCCGCAGCATGACACAGCCACAGGTGATCAACGGCGCCGTTCCGAAGCCGTACTCCTCGGCTCCGAGCAGCGCGGCGATCGCGACGTCGCGGCCGGTTTTCAACCCGCCATCAACCCGGACACGGATCCGCGACCGGAGGTCGTTGTTCAGCAGGATCTGGTTGGCTTCGGCAATGCCCAGCTCCCAGGGCAGACCGGCGTTCTTGATCGAGGTCTTCGGCGATGCCCCGGTCCCGCCGGACTGCCCGCTGATGAGAACGGCATCGGCTTTCCCCTTCGCGACGCCGGCCGCGATGATGCCCACACCGGCCTCGCTGACCAGTTTGACGTGGACGTCCGCGTCGGGGTTCGAGCACTTCAGGTCGTGGATCAACTGGGCGAGGTCCTCGATCGAGTAGATGTCGTGGTGTGGCGGGGGCGAGATGAGTGGCACACCGGGTGTCGTCGAGCGCGTCTCGGCGATCAACTCGCTGACCTTTTCGCCGGGCAGGTGGCCCCCCTCGCCGGGCTTTGACCCCTGTGCCATCTTGATCTCCAAGTGCTCGGCGTTAGCGAGGTAGTTGCTTGTGACACCGAACCGTCCGGAGGCGACCTGTTTGTCGGCACACTCTCGCTCGGTACCAAAGCGTTCGGTCGGCTCACCACCCTCGCCAGTAGAGGCGAACCCGCCGACGCGGTTCATCCCCGCAGCGAGCGTCTCGTGGGCCTCCGGAGAGATCGACCCGAACGACATCGAGGAGCTGAAAAAGCGCTTGGTGATCTCCTCGACGGGTTCGACCGCCTCGAGTGGGATCGACTCCCGCTCGTCGGTGTTGAAGTCCAGCAGTCCCCGGAGGGTCTGGAGGCGCTCGTTTTGATCGTTGATCATCCCCGCGAACTCCCGGTAGGCGTCGTAGTCGCCGTTGTTGGTGGCGTACTGGAGCTTGCCGATCGTGTTGGGGTTCCACTGGTGGAACTCCCCGTCACGTCGCCAGTACAGTTCCCCGCCCTGATCGAGTTCGAGGTTGCCCGCGACCGACCCCTCGAAGCCCTGTTCGTGGCGTTCGAGCACGTCGGCCTCCAGTTGCTCGATCCCGATGCCTTCGGTCCGGTTTTCGGTCCCCTCGAAGTACTCCGCAACGAAATCCGAATCCAGGCCGACGGCCTCGAAGATCTGGGCGCCCTTGTAGCTCTCCAGAGTCGAGATGCCCATCTTCGCCATGACCTTCTGGATACCGTCCTCGACGGCGTGGCGGTACTGATCGAGCGCGGTCTCGCGATCGACCTCGAGGACGCCGTCGAAGGCCAGTTCCTCGATGGACTCGTAGGCCAGGTACGGCGTCACGGCGTCGGCCCCGTAGCCGACGAGTGTCGCGAAGTGATGGACGGCGTTGGGCTGGCCGCTCTCGACGACGAGGGCCGTGTGGGT harbors:
- a CDS encoding glutamate synthase subunit beta, translated to MAEHHPGGYRRHRRQPIGKRDPDERTGDFEEVWAEKWDEQQLAEQGERCMDCGTPTCMGGCPIGNIIPDWNDLVHRSDWKEALERLHATNNFPEFTGYNCPAPCENSCVLAYNDDPVTIKSIERAIADKGWEEGWIEPEPPEQRTDYEVAVVGSGPAGLAAAQQLNRAGHHVTVFERNDEVGGLMRYGIPDQKFAKHRVQRRVDQLREEGIAFETNAEVGGNVPVERLEDDFDASVIAVGSQKPIDLDLPGRDLEGTHFAMDYLTQQNRRNVGKDVSGPDIDAEGKNVVVLGGGDTGADCVATAHRQGAEQVVQIELLPKPPVERPPGNPWPEQPQTYKKTYAQEEGAVEEYNVDTNAFVDTDGDGRVDTLEADRVIWEEGGEGPPEKKVSESNLEIPADLVILAIGFEAPESTPFDPLGAEINDDGTFETDEAMMTNVDGVFAAGDAKMGPSLIVWAIGSGRDVARHVDQYLTGESDLPPSLETSNEPLVSM
- a CDS encoding molybdopterin biosynthesis protein; amino-acid sequence: MTDRREMRELVTPARAREAIGNFEAPAGTETVRVERASGRVLAEPIDAGIDVPGFDRASMDGYAVRARETAGAGEMDPIELRVVDRLAAGERPETAVEAGTAVEIATGAVLPEGADAVVMIERCEARGETVAVERAVAPGANVMSAGSDVAAGDRALSAGTRLAPRTIGLLAAIGRETVPVRTAPTVGILPTGDELVAPGSELSPAEGEIYDVNGTTLANAVRETGGEPLRYGILPDDESEMRETLSRAAAECDLLLTAGSTSAGSGDVLYRLVEANGELTIHGVSIKPGKPTIVGRYDGTPLVGLPGYPVSALSIFRLLVGPTLREWAGTDRDAATVTGRLARTERYDEGRHRAVPVGLVRDGSDDLLVYPVDRGSGATTSLAYADGVVEMAADTRRLDAGETVTVELFSTSDRPPELLAVGERDPGFLAAIDGIDRTRYRTLGSTGGQRWLADGIADVAVVTGENSFESTAETLGCWTREWGLLLADGIDVDGVAALADGDYRFVNRSRGSGLQEAFEAVIDGSDDPEGIREKIDGYGIGTHGIESAARRIERGSADVGLGLATTADRLGLGFQGLGVQPVSVFAAADRVEKPAVGRLADRLDDERLFEGLTGYAVD
- a CDS encoding molybdenum cofactor guanylyltransferase, with product MPSIENAAAIVLAGGRSRRFEGGEKALATVGGMSLIGRVVDIAGRATDRTPIVAVATAEQREAYADVLDALVRFVIDVPDREGPLAGLSGAVEASDARWSLVLGCDMPLVEEASVEWLAGKRAGEADAVVPRTANGLHPLHAWYRRGALAEALETDRSGRSLHALVERLSAVVVSAEESPACVDLDRSVKNVNTRADLKVARTLFED
- a CDS encoding NAD-dependent epimerase/dehydratase family protein; protein product: MDSALVIGGTRFIGRHTVEEFLEADYEVSIFNRGNHENPFAGDDRVEHVQGDRTDTAALERAQEVVDPDVVVDCVAYHPRDVRAATDIFADVSAYVYVSSGSSYGAERVPKREGETPLEPCNDEQAVDDSPQTYGNRKAEGDRAVVEAAAEGVDAMAVRPTVVYGPYDYTERFDYWLHRVGAYDRVVVPGDGLSLWQFAYVEDVASALRIVAERGEAGEAYNVGDRNAPTLGQWVELIADAMDRPVHPVGASANELASAMLAPEEFPLYRDSPHLLSTEKLHALGWDSTPHEAALAKTVAEHRESGRTGEDEGPDREQTEIILGTI
- a CDS encoding MogA/MoaB family molybdenum cofactor biosynthesis protein; the encoded protein is MGHHHDHDIADITIALVTISTSRTLDDDPAGDAIAVAIEDAGSTVVERRLVDDDADAIEAALLELVDAPEVDAVVTTGGTGITPDDVTIDVAERVLEIDLPGFGEEFRRRSFAEVGTRAMATRATAGVLAGVPVFCLPGSENAARLGIEALILPEVAHLVAMATR
- a CDS encoding molybdopterin molybdotransferase MoeA; translated protein: MADRHGAGFGSVTRLPDAREKLLSLVEPHGRTQQVEPDTAVGRVLAEPVDAERAVPHFERAAMDGFAVRSSDTHGASDRSPRQLDPTTDAVGSEEGVPVNTGQPLPEGADAVVMIEDVTERDGIIDVTSALTPGENVSPVGEDVSEGRTLFEPGRRIGPADVALLRATGVDSVVVRDRPDVGVIPTGEELVEDDPARGEIVETNGTMVAELVGQWGGRANTEGIVTDDFDRLAEEIRTAAGTNDLVVTTGGSSVGDRDLLPEVLKSIGELCVHGVAIKPGHPVGFGNVEETPILVLPGYPVSSFVGATQLLRPAIARAGGFDPAPIHSREAQLGGKIASEPGIRTFARVTDTEEGHIEPLRVAGASVLSSITDAEGWVVVPESVEGYAAGETVTVETWNWTE
- the gltB gene encoding glutamate synthase large subunit gives rise to the protein MNTPTVPDGKRGLTDGSTQKSNCGVGVLLNLDGEKEHGIVSEGLSLLENLDHRGARGAEENTGDGAGILIQKPHAFFSEEVDALAGYDFDDYGVGQVFFPREESAAKLREIIESVADEEGFDVLTWRDVPTDNEGLGATALEGEPDVTQFFVEPRDDLDPAELDTALYVLRNVIESRVDEQQPPGHERFYVCSLDRRKLVYKGLLTNAQVRTYYEDLSDERVETSLVFVHSRFSTNTLGAWDLAHPYRNIIHNGEINTLRGNLNWMHAREADLASPVFGEDIEKLKPITEEGQSDTAVVDNVLELLVEGGRSLPHALRMLVPEAWEESDYLDQDRKNFYQYHSTINEPWDGPALVAFTDGFSVGAILDRNGLRPCRYLVTDEDRLVMSSETGAIEVDPSRVKRKDRLEPGQMFYADAEDGIVPDDDIFDRLTDEKYGEWLEENRVTLADVEGGTATAPTYVEDDITKYQRAFGYTLDHVERLIEPMAEDGKDPIGAMGNDTPLSVLSSRNKTLFTYFKQLFAQVSNPPIDYIREETVTSLKQHVGRQNNLLAETPEHCRQLALDSPILSRKEHAKIADIDENGITSATIDITYDPGETDLEAAVEDVRERAVDALDEGAEILLLSDAETGPERVPIPSLLAVGGVHHHLVREGLRTHTALVVESGQPNAVHHFATLVGYGADAVTPYLAYESIEELAFDGVLEVDRETALDQYRHAVEDGIQKVMAKMGISTLESYKGAQIFEAVGLDSDFVAEYFEGTENRTEGIGIEQLEADVLERHEQGFEGSVAGNLELDQGGELYWRRDGEFHQWNPNTIGKLQYATNNGDYDAYREFAGMINDQNERLQTLRGLLDFNTDERESIPLEAVEPVEEITKRFFSSSMSFGSISPEAHETLAAGMNRVGGFASTGEGGEPTERFGTERECADKQVASGRFGVTSNYLANAEHLEIKMAQGSKPGEGGHLPGEKVSELIAETRSTTPGVPLISPPPHHDIYSIEDLAQLIHDLKCSNPDADVHVKLVSEAGVGIIAAGVAKGKADAVLISGQSGGTGASPKTSIKNAGLPWELGIAEANQILLNNDLRSRIRVRVDGGLKTGRDVAIAALLGAEEYGFGTAPLITCGCVMLRKCHCNTCSVGVATQDEELRERFPGDPEFVANYMRFIAREVREIMAELGVETMDELIGQVGLLEQKAVEHPRAKHVDLSELLWRPDYDDDPRKTMEQDHGLGEKLDQELLEEAEPAIERGESAEISGRVTNEDRTVGAMVSSEVSKAYGEAGLPDDTITFDFEGTGGQSFGAFLAPGVTIEMTGDVNDYAGKGLSGGRLIIETPPEAGYEASENIVTGNVALYGATDGEAYFNGQAGERFAVRNSGVKTVVEGVGDHGCEYMTGGVAVILGETGKNFGAGMSGGEAYVLDESGDFEDRVNTDMVHLEALDERDREMVRRMVENHARYTDSQRAKEILDNWESYVAQFVKVMPDAFAEVVEERLEQGEDVRSSPPPKPSTPTFPTEGDD
- the moaC gene encoding cyclic pyranopterin monophosphate synthase MoaC — its product is MTEEFTHVEDGAADMVDVGDKPASKRRAVAEGEITLAASTIAAIREDEIGKGNVLATARVGAIQAVKHTWETIPLCHQIPITNIDTAFTVNDDVIRLRLAVETTGQTGCEMEALEGVTTGLNVVWDMVKAAEKDADGSYPETAIRDVQIVEKTVQRSEETA